The Mercenaria mercenaria strain notata unplaced genomic scaffold, MADL_Memer_1 contig_4840, whole genome shotgun sequence genome contains a region encoding:
- the LOC128554218 gene encoding uncharacterized protein LOC128554218: MERYGLRLFLLFSLFKNVSGVTIIIPAVIEIGHQVMDILDLGRNILEFFDEVEEDKDDADIELLVVQIKDRIDSATTDIMTNVLAQSKLDKIDDAVITIHSLLIDLDNILHAQTSEDQKRLEKTFVSRFEQQNAVMHIRFLPELLQYRIPGSSGILKDLYTEIVRCNMSALLEFKRFYLELVSDGVALQFLHIHLTSSPSLNSTIEQWQIGHEKMNKTFYDMESGCINNFAKYANEDVHTADDARTLWKNNKERYPWKRNDVLFMKPYGTFQFLYIKHFGDYLFRHKANRNKIVIFTDKSDNTTSQTDLTSAKEAIKSAIGSPWDQNAAKNVGLAVEKRLVDDGYFIRALVVFFDGGEFASEILLFDEDSPVMYLEISHVQLSFCEDSSLKCAVDVINWFGGRKDVHGSMKICAYVMKQDNSTFPFDEIKHVTDTGLVHVPGSLTFLGAIVSFVTTVVNFIY; the protein is encoded by the exons ATGGAAAGGTACGGACTCCGATTATTCCTATTGTttagtttgtttaaaaatgtttcaggGGTGACTATTATTATCCCCGCTGTAATCGAAATTGGACATCAGGTAATGGACATATTGGACTTGGGAAGGAATATTTTGGAGTTCTTTGATGAAGTTGAGGAAGACAAAGATGATGCAGACATTGAACTGTTAGTTGTCCAGATCAAAGACAGAATTGACTCCGCCACCACTGACATAATGACTAATGTTCTAGCTCAATCTAAACTTGATAAGATTGACGATGCAGTCATAACGATACATAGTTTACTTATTGACTTGGACAACATTTTGCATGCACAGACATCCGAAGATCAGAAACGTCTTGAGAAAACATTTGTTTCGCGTTTTGAGCAACAAAATGCTGTGATGCATATTCGATTCCTTCCGGAGCTTCTTCAGTATCGGATTCCAGGATCGTCTGGTATCCTTAAAGATCTTTATACAGAAATAGTTCGATGCAATATGTCCGCGCTCTTAGAGTTCAAACGGTTTTATCTTGAACTTGTATCAGATGGCGTTGCACTGCAGTTTCTACATATACATTTAACATCATCACCCTCGCTAAATTCAACCATAGAACAATGGCAAATTGGTCacgaaaaaatgaataaaaccttTTACGATATGGAGTCAGGGTGcataaataattttgcaaaatacgcAAACGAAGATGTACATACTGCCGATGATGCACGCACATTGTGGAAGAACAATAAAGAACGATATCCTTGGAAACGTAATGATGTTCTTTTTATGAAACCGTATGGGACCTTTCAGTTTctatacataaaacattttggAGATTATCTATTTAGACATAAAgcaaatagaaacaaaatagttATCTTTACGGACAAAAGCGATAACACTACTTCTCAAACTGATCTAACTTCGGCAAAGGAAGCTATAAAATCTGCAATAGGTAGCCCATGGGATCAAAATGCAGCAAAAAACGTTGGATTGGCAGTTGAAAAACGACTTGTTGACGATGGTTACTTTATCAGAGCGCTTGTTGTGTTCTTCGATGGGGGAGAATTTGCATCAGAGatacttttatttgatgaag ATTCACCCGTCATGTATTTAGAGATAAGTCATGTCCAGTTGTCATTTTGTGAAGACAGCAGTCTGAAATGCGCCGTAGATGTTATTAACTGGTTCGGAGGAAGGAAAGATGTGCACGGCTCGATGAAAATTTGTGCATACGTAATGAAACAAGACAATTCAACCTTTCCGTTTGACGAAATTAAGCACGTAACAGATACTGGTTTAGTACATGTGCCTGGATCTTTGACATTTTTGGGGGCCATTGTTTCATTTGTCACTactgttgttaattttatatactgA